One region of Serinus canaria isolate serCan28SL12 chromosome 25, serCan2020, whole genome shotgun sequence genomic DNA includes:
- the GNL3L gene encoding guanine nucleotide-binding protein-like 3-like protein encodes MTRSRRQVEASRKKRVQARRARVGVKKEPRVPQLGRLAGLAQSRGKTRQRRPLQGQQRSHLAMHLADALQRQQRFQSQEKEEEEEKPPQPPQEEASLRHFGQELRKVLAASDVVLEVLDARDPQGCRSPRLEEALRPQQHLVLVLNKIDLVPQDVVVAWLKHLKNEFPTVAFKACTQQQSQNLKQSWMRADASPKDVLAAGACVGAEKLLHILRNYGRSEEGRSSITVGVVGYPNVGKSSIINSLKRSRACGVGAMPGVTRCLQAVQLDGHIRLLDCPGVVLDSGDPPATATLRGALAPQRLRDPLTPACTILRRCPPQQLSQLYGVPPCSDPLQFLAHLARRQGRLRPGGVPDAHAAATALLRDWTGGKITYYTHPPKSHGMQLEAQILPVLGPALDLEALERGDAEALAAVPVTVTGLGLSPEEEGEGEAMEEDSGDPELGTVTVELKPRVKSGGAGGEPVPRAPRLEEVAALPPLLQGQGLQAAGKRRKKLQKRAEKIATKLSETLEAAMQF; translated from the exons ATGACCCGATCCC GCCGACAGGTGGAGGCGTCCCGGAAGAAGCGCGTCCAG GCCCGGCGCGCCCGTGTCGGGGTGAAGAAGGAGCCGAGGGTGCCGCAGCTCGGCCGCCTCGCCGGCCTCGCTCAGAGCCGGGGCAAGACCCGGCAGAGACGG ccactgcagggacagcagcgctcacacctggcCATGCACCTGGCGGACGCTCTGCAGCGACAGCAGCGCTTCCAgagccag gagaaggaagaggaggaggagaagcccccccagcccccccaggagGAGGCGTCGCTGCGTCACTTTGGGCAGGAGCTGCGCAAG GTGCTGGCGGCGTCTGACGtggtgctggaggtgctggacGCCCGGGACCCCCAGGGCTGCCGCAGCCCCCGGCTGGAGGAGGCCCTGCGGCCGCAGCAGCACCTCGTGCTCGTCCTCAACAAGATCG ACCTGGTGCCGCAGGACGTGGTGGTCGCGTGGCTGAAGCACCTGAAGAACGAGTTCCCCACCGTGGCCTTCAAGGCGTGCAcgcagcagcagagccaaaacctg aagcagagctggatgcGGGCGGACGCGTCCCCCAAGGACGTGCTGGCCGCGGGAGCCTGTGTGGGGGCCGAGAAGCTCCTGCACATCCTGAGGAACTACGGGCGCTCCgaggagggcaggagctccATCACCGTGGGGGTCgtgg GGTACCCCAACGTGGGCAAGAGCAGCATCATCAACAGCCTCAAGCGCAGCCGCGCCTGCGGGGTGGGGGCCATGCCCGGGGTCACCAG GTGCCTGCAGGCCGTGCAGCTGGACGGGCACATTCGGCTCCTGGACTGTCCAGGTGTGGTGTTGGACTCTGGGGACCCCCCTGCCACCGCCACCCTGAGGGGGGCCCTGGCCCCGCAGCGCCTGCGGGACCCCCTGACCCCCGCCTGCACCATCCTGCGCCGCTGCCCCCCCCAGCAG CTGAGCCAGCTCTATGGGGTGCCCCCCTGCAGCGACCCCCTGCAGTTCCTGGCCCACCTGGCCCGGCGGCAGGGCCGGCTCCGCCCGGGGGGGGTCCCGGACGCCCACGCCGCCGCCACGGCCCTGCTGCGCGACTGGACCGG agggAAGATCACATACTACACCCACCCCCCCAAATCTCATGGGATGCAGCTGGAGGCCCAAATCCTGCCGGTGCTGGGGCCAGCGCTGGACCTGGAGGCTCTGGAACGGGGCGATGCCGAGGCCCTGGCAG CTGTCCCGGTGACggtgacagggctggggctgtccccggaggaggaaggggaaggagaagccaTGGAGGAGGACAGCGGTGACCCAGAG CTCGGCACGGTGACGGTGGAGCTGAAGCCGCGGGTGAAGTCGGGGGGCGCTGGGGGGGAGCCggtgccccgagccccccggctggaggaggtggctgcGCTCCCCCcgctgctccaggggcaggggctgcaggcagctgggaaaaggaggaaaaaactgcagaaaagagcAG AGAAAATCGCCACGAAGCTCTCGGAGACGCTGGAGGCGGCCATGCAGTTCTGA